A stretch of Myroides oncorhynchi DNA encodes these proteins:
- a CDS encoding 3-hydroxyacyl-ACP dehydratase has translation MLIDNFYEVVSINNTDTNLYSALVRLNTSHDVFKGHFPNNPVMPGICMMQIIKELSEGIVKRELFMEQVLNVKFMALINPEKCNELTFSLQIDEQEEILKVKSSIDFMGEIALKMSSTYNKQ, from the coding sequence ATGCTTATAGACAATTTTTATGAGGTAGTTAGTATTAATAATACTGACACTAATTTATATTCTGCATTAGTTCGCTTAAATACTTCACATGATGTATTTAAAGGGCATTTCCCCAATAATCCGGTGATGCCAGGTATATGTATGATGCAGATAATTAAAGAATTGTCTGAAGGGATAGTGAAGCGTGAACTATTTATGGAGCAAGTGCTCAATGTAAAGTTTATGGCTTTAATCAATCCTGAAAAGTGTAATGAATTGACTTTCTCTCTACAGATAGATGAGCAGGAAGAGATATTGAAGGTAAAAAGCTCTATTGACTTCATGGGGGAAATAGCATTAAAGATGAGTAGTACTTATAATAAACAGTAA
- a CDS encoding porin family protein, giving the protein MKKLLLLLLVITGVSQTYAKEKQRKLNPGVRAGWSISNITNTGGEYRTNFYAGVQLPIRLAKFYELQPELVYSRQGANNATDRYVYPENYRGNTDMTIDYIDINMINKFHFGRINLQVGPGIAINTSSNESNITPVDLTFNFGLGIDITRRLGIEARWMPGIIDINDTGNYSYSGNYYDSSETMRNNTFQIGAYFKF; this is encoded by the coding sequence ATGAAGAAACTATTATTACTCTTATTAGTGATCACAGGTGTAAGTCAGACTTATGCTAAAGAGAAACAAAGAAAACTAAACCCTGGTGTACGTGCAGGTTGGAGCATTAGTAATATAACAAATACTGGAGGGGAGTATCGTACTAATTTCTATGCTGGAGTTCAGTTACCTATTCGCTTAGCTAAGTTTTATGAATTACAACCAGAGCTAGTTTACTCACGTCAAGGGGCTAATAATGCTACTGATAGATATGTTTACCCTGAGAATTATCGTGGTAACACAGATATGACTATTGATTATATAGACATTAATATGATTAATAAATTCCATTTCGGTCGAATTAATCTACAAGTAGGACCTGGTATTGCAATTAATACTAGTAGTAACGAATCGAATATTACACCAGTAGATTTGACATTTAACTTTGGTCTTGGAATAGATATTACTAGACGTTTAGGGATAGAAGCTAGATGGATGCCTGGGATTATAGATATAAACGACACAGGTAATTATTCATACAGTGGTAACTATTATGACAGTTCTGAGACTATGCGTAATAATACTTTCCAGATAGGAGCTTACTTTAAGTTTTAA
- a CDS encoding LolA family protein, whose product MNKVLSTLFLLVITTVSLAQEKAMSQTEIATFKKDVISKTKEITSLSTDFTQYKHMSFMSKDIESKGSMLLQVPNKLLWKYSNPFEYSIAFKDNKISINDQGKKNKIDIGNNKKFAKINTLIVGSISGNMFDDKEFKITYYKNNKRSIAKLVPTSKEITQYISQIELYFDEGQSTVSEVKLIEPSDDYTRIVFKNKKTNIKLNDSSFTN is encoded by the coding sequence ATGAATAAGGTATTAAGCACATTGTTTTTATTAGTTATTACAACAGTTTCTTTAGCACAAGAAAAGGCAATGAGTCAGACTGAGATTGCAACATTTAAGAAAGACGTCATCTCTAAAACGAAGGAAATAACTAGTCTATCAACTGATTTTACCCAGTATAAACACATGAGTTTTATGTCTAAAGACATAGAATCTAAGGGTTCGATGTTACTTCAGGTACCGAATAAATTATTGTGGAAATATAGTAATCCATTTGAATACAGTATTGCTTTTAAAGACAATAAAATCAGTATCAATGATCAGGGTAAGAAGAATAAAATAGACATCGGAAACAATAAGAAGTTCGCAAAGATTAATACGCTTATCGTAGGTAGTATCAGTGGAAATATGTTTGATGATAAGGAGTTTAAAATCACTTATTATAAAAACAACAAACGAAGTATTGCTAAACTAGTACCTACTAGTAAAGAAATAACTCAATATATCTCACAGATAGAATTATACTTCGATGAAGGACAAAGCACTGTATCAGAAGTGAAGCTTATCGAACCTTCGGATGATTATACCCGCATCGTATTTAAGAATAAGAAAACTAATATCAAGTTAAATGATTCGAGTTTTACTAATTAG
- a CDS encoding polysaccharide deacetylase family protein, which yields MLRLRLINSVGILYFIAVALVVYIYKASLCWFLLGGALWLGMLAWGSFDIRLNVFVKAISCRKGESRKRIALTFDDGPTLVTPKVLDLLSQYHAKATFFSIGKQVEVYPHILRQVLDQGHLVGNHTYTHTTRMGFLSVDEVYQEISLAEHAIMEVTGIRPGWYRPPFGVTNPKIAQALAKTHYKIAGWNIRSLDTVINKEQRIFERIKHKIKPGGIILLHDTTDKTVQVLEMLLIELTKQGYEMVTLDELLNN from the coding sequence ATGCTGAGATTAAGACTTATCAACTCTGTTGGAATCTTGTATTTCATCGCAGTTGCTTTAGTTGTATATATTTATAAGGCAAGCCTATGTTGGTTTCTATTAGGTGGAGCTCTATGGTTAGGTATGCTCGCTTGGGGGTCTTTTGATATTCGACTAAACGTTTTTGTCAAGGCAATCTCTTGTCGCAAGGGTGAATCTCGTAAGCGCATTGCCCTTACTTTTGACGATGGTCCTACCCTAGTTACTCCTAAAGTACTCGACTTACTGAGTCAGTATCATGCGAAAGCGACATTCTTTAGCATTGGAAAACAAGTAGAAGTATATCCTCATATTTTGCGCCAAGTCCTTGATCAGGGACATCTTGTCGGCAATCATACTTATACACATACGACACGTATGGGTTTTCTTTCAGTAGATGAGGTTTATCAAGAAATTTCACTTGCAGAACACGCCATAATGGAGGTTACGGGTATTAGACCAGGGTGGTATAGACCACCTTTTGGAGTGACTAATCCTAAAATAGCCCAAGCGTTAGCTAAAACACATTATAAGATAGCAGGTTGGAATATTAGGTCATTAGATACCGTTATTAACAAAGAACAACGTATTTTTGAACGTATAAAACACAAGATAAAGCCTGGAGGAATTATCTTGCTTCACGATACGACAGATAAAACTGTACAGGTGCTAGAGATGTTGTTAATAGAACTCACTAAACAAGGGTATGAGATGGTCACTCTAGATGAATTATTAAACAATTAA
- a CDS encoding beta-ketoacyl synthase N-terminal-like domain-containing protein: protein MKVYINGIGSVSFQEGTRDFKSVKLERVEQGINLAKQPSYKELIPAAMIRRMAKGVKMGIYASHSALEEAAIAIPDAVITGTGLGCLIDSEKFLSTMLDNQESYLTPTSFIQSTHNTVGGQIALQLQCTGYNFTYVHQNTSFESALLDGMLQLQSGELTNALIGGIDEIGDITMHFLQLSKKINTTDVVFPKGVNYGEGATFIMLDKKNTDTSYAELVDTTNCNKIDNVREFIHSFLTRNSLTSAQIDVLVLGINQTANDGDYYLQAEAICPNSVVETFKEFSGEYHTASAFGLLNACEMLKKQVLLSTGESKSIEYLLVYNQFDGKDHSLTLLQKC from the coding sequence ATGAAAGTATATATAAATGGTATCGGTTCAGTCTCTTTTCAGGAGGGAACGAGAGATTTTAAATCAGTTAAACTTGAAAGAGTAGAACAGGGAATTAATCTAGCCAAACAACCTTCTTATAAAGAACTTATTCCTGCCGCAATGATCAGACGTATGGCTAAGGGAGTAAAGATGGGAATATATGCATCACATTCAGCTTTAGAAGAAGCTGCTATAGCGATACCTGATGCTGTCATTACGGGTACTGGGTTAGGATGTCTGATAGATTCAGAGAAGTTTTTATCAACAATGTTAGATAATCAAGAGAGTTATCTTACACCTACTTCGTTTATCCAATCTACGCATAATACAGTAGGTGGACAGATTGCATTACAGCTACAGTGTACAGGATATAATTTTACCTATGTGCATCAGAATACTTCATTCGAATCTGCTCTATTGGATGGTATGTTACAGTTGCAGTCTGGTGAATTGACAAATGCATTAATAGGAGGTATAGATGAAATTGGAGATATTACCATGCATTTTCTACAACTATCGAAGAAGATTAATACTACAGATGTAGTATTTCCTAAAGGAGTTAACTATGGCGAAGGGGCTACTTTTATCATGCTAGATAAGAAGAATACAGACACATCGTATGCAGAACTAGTAGATACTACTAACTGTAATAAGATAGATAATGTACGAGAGTTTATTCATTCATTTTTGACGAGAAATTCTTTGACGAGTGCACAGATAGACGTATTAGTTCTAGGAATTAATCAGACAGCTAATGATGGAGATTACTATTTACAAGCAGAAGCTATATGTCCTAATAGTGTAGTAGAAACCTTTAAGGAGTTTAGTGGTGAATATCATACAGCTTCGGCTTTTGGTCTTTTAAATGCCTGTGAAATGTTGAAAAAACAGGTATTATTAAGTACAGGAGAATCTAAATCTATAGAATATCTTTTAGTGTATAATCAATTCGATGGCAAAGATCACAGTCTAACTTTACTTCAAAAATGCTGA
- a CDS encoding beta-ketoacyl-[acyl-carrier-protein] synthase family protein produces the protein MQERIVITGMGIISAIGNTVEENYHALLSGQSGIGEMTLFESIHRGVIKVGEVKKTTDELISELGLDANNNYTRTALLGAYAAREAVANAGIKDINSRATGLISSTSVGGMDYTEKFFYEFEKTETSRKYIDTQGAGDSTDKIADYLGLHGLVTTISTACSSAANAIMQGSRLLKAGKLDRVIVGGTDALSKFTINGFNTLMILTDGYNTPFDQNRKGLNLGEAAAYLVLEREGVALADGKTILGIISGYGNANDAYHQTASSENGEGAYLAMQKALKMAGISPNEIDYVNAHGTATPNNDLSEGRAMERIFTDKMPVFSSTKPYTGHTLAAAGAIEAVYSILAMQYGIVFPNLNNVTPMEELSIRPQTDLLHKEVNIVLSNSFGFGGNCSTVIFSKK, from the coding sequence ATGCAAGAACGTATAGTTATTACAGGTATGGGCATCATCTCGGCAATAGGTAATACTGTCGAAGAGAATTATCATGCTCTATTATCAGGTCAGTCTGGTATCGGTGAGATGACCTTGTTTGAATCTATTCATCGAGGAGTTATTAAAGTCGGAGAAGTCAAAAAGACAACAGATGAATTAATAAGCGAACTTGGATTAGACGCTAATAATAACTATACACGTACAGCGTTATTGGGAGCTTATGCTGCACGAGAGGCTGTAGCTAATGCAGGAATAAAGGATATCAATTCTCGTGCAACAGGATTGATATCTTCTACTTCTGTTGGAGGCATGGATTATACAGAGAAGTTCTTCTATGAATTTGAGAAGACAGAGACTAGTCGCAAGTATATCGATACACAGGGAGCAGGAGACTCTACAGATAAGATAGCAGATTATCTTGGTTTACATGGTCTAGTTACTACGATTAGTACTGCATGTTCATCAGCTGCTAATGCAATTATGCAAGGATCAAGATTACTTAAAGCGGGTAAACTTGATCGCGTTATCGTTGGAGGTACTGATGCTTTATCTAAATTTACAATTAATGGTTTTAATACTTTGATGATTCTTACGGATGGGTATAATACACCTTTTGATCAAAACAGAAAGGGATTAAATTTAGGAGAAGCTGCAGCTTACTTAGTATTAGAGCGTGAAGGAGTTGCACTGGCAGATGGTAAGACTATACTAGGTATAATCAGTGGATATGGTAATGCTAATGACGCTTATCATCAGACTGCCTCATCTGAGAATGGAGAAGGTGCTTACTTAGCGATGCAAAAAGCATTAAAGATGGCAGGCATATCTCCTAATGAGATAGATTATGTTAATGCACATGGTACTGCAACACCAAACAATGATTTATCAGAAGGTAGGGCTATGGAACGTATTTTTACTGATAAAATGCCTGTCTTTAGCTCGACAAAACCCTATACAGGGCATACTCTTGCAGCTGCAGGAGCTATCGAAGCTGTATATAGTATATTAGCAATGCAGTATGGAATAGTGTTTCCTAATCTGAATAATGTGACTCCAATGGAAGAACTTTCGATTAGACCACAGACTGACTTATTACATAAGGAAGTTAATATTGTATTATCTAATTCATTTGGTTTTGGAGGTAATTGTTCAACAGTTATTTTTTCTAAAAAATAA
- a CDS encoding phosphopantetheine-binding protein, translating to MEDLKIELKTKIIDVLNLEDITVEDIQDNDALFGDGLGLDSIDALELIVLMDKDYGIKLSDPKEGRSIFQSIETMATYIAANRTK from the coding sequence ATGGAAGATTTAAAGATTGAATTAAAGACTAAGATTATCGATGTATTAAACTTAGAAGATATCACTGTAGAAGATATCCAAGATAATGATGCACTTTTTGGTGATGGTCTAGGGTTAGATTCTATTGATGCATTAGAGTTAATCGTGTTAATGGACAAGGATTATGGAATTAAGTTAAGTGATCCAAAAGAAGGTCGTAGTATCTTCCAATCAATAGAAACAATGGCAACTTATATAGCTGCTAACAGAACAAAATAA
- a CDS encoding 3-oxoacyl-ACP synthase, with protein sequence MEQHKYSISQWCTVSDEVVSRLDKVVFEGEKGDFGVFAKAYYKANEIEYPKFFKMDALSKLAFIGSECLLQGEEFEQPNSDIALLFSNASSSLDTDIKHSETIVDKDSYYPSPAVFVYTLANICLAEVSIRHKLQSENAFFISPSFDVDLMYTQATYLLASDRAKKVICAWVNYLEGEYRFFGYIVSSYQEELLDHTKENIKNLYKGKWKI encoded by the coding sequence ATGGAACAGCACAAATATAGCATCAGCCAATGGTGTACTGTATCAGACGAAGTAGTAAGTCGTTTAGATAAGGTTGTTTTTGAAGGAGAAAAAGGTGACTTCGGTGTCTTCGCAAAAGCGTATTATAAAGCAAATGAAATAGAGTATCCTAAATTTTTTAAGATGGATGCGTTGAGTAAACTTGCGTTTATAGGATCAGAATGTTTGCTTCAAGGAGAAGAATTTGAACAACCTAATTCAGATATAGCTTTGTTGTTTAGTAACGCTAGTTCTAGTTTAGACACGGATATTAAACACAGTGAAACTATAGTAGATAAAGATAGTTATTATCCTAGCCCTGCAGTGTTTGTCTATACATTAGCCAATATCTGTTTAGCTGAGGTTAGTATTAGACATAAGTTACAGTCAGAGAATGCGTTTTTTATTTCTCCTTCCTTTGATGTTGACTTAATGTACACGCAGGCCACTTATCTATTAGCGAGTGATAGAGCGAAGAAAGTCATCTGTGCTTGGGTTAATTACCTTGAAGGAGAGTATCGTTTCTTTGGGTATATCGTTTCATCATATCAGGAAGAATTATTAGATCACACAAAAGAGAATATTAAAAATTTATATAAAGGGAAATGGAAGATTTAA
- a CDS encoding beta-ketoacyl synthase N-terminal-like domain-containing protein, with the protein MKKVYITSTSCLSSVGADKHLTWQGIKEGRTGIRKVKQLGFIEDIYAGQIADDVIAEQWNTLNISGNYTRLEQMLIIALKPLIDHKLPTPTSQLILATTKGNIADIAQSGAEGADINVMIQRIADLFGFSTKPVVVCNACVSGILAVSVGKRMIQMGRCEDAYILAGDELTPFVVSGFNSFQAMSDEPCRPFDASRKGVTLGEATAAVLLSADRSLDTTVFEVIGEASIADANHISGPSRTGEGLYQSIQGALREAGISADLVDLVSAHGTATNYNDEMESIAFERSGLASKYTHSLKGYFGHTLGAAGLLELVLVTESMLHEQLIISKGFELSGVSRDLNIITENSIVPLNIALKTASGFGGSNTALLIAKRQ; encoded by the coding sequence ATGAAGAAAGTATATATCACATCTACTTCTTGTCTGAGTAGTGTAGGCGCTGATAAGCATCTTACATGGCAAGGAATAAAAGAAGGTCGAACAGGAATAAGGAAAGTAAAACAACTTGGTTTTATAGAGGACATCTATGCAGGTCAGATAGCAGATGATGTTATCGCTGAGCAATGGAATACCTTGAATATATCAGGTAATTATACTCGATTAGAGCAAATGCTTATCATAGCACTAAAGCCTTTAATCGATCATAAGCTACCTACTCCTACATCTCAGTTAATTTTAGCTACAACTAAAGGAAACATAGCAGACATCGCTCAGTCTGGTGCTGAAGGAGCAGATATCAATGTAATGATACAGCGCATTGCAGATTTGTTTGGATTTAGTACTAAACCTGTAGTGGTATGTAATGCTTGTGTTTCTGGTATTTTAGCAGTATCAGTTGGAAAGAGAATGATACAGATGGGTAGATGTGAGGATGCTTATATCTTAGCTGGTGATGAACTTACGCCATTTGTTGTGTCTGGCTTCAATAGCTTTCAGGCGATGAGTGATGAACCATGTCGTCCTTTCGATGCTTCTCGTAAGGGAGTGACTTTAGGAGAAGCTACAGCAGCGGTATTGTTATCAGCTGATAGATCTTTGGATACTACAGTATTCGAAGTGATCGGAGAAGCATCTATAGCAGATGCAAATCATATATCAGGGCCATCTCGTACAGGAGAAGGACTGTATCAAAGCATACAAGGAGCACTTAGAGAAGCAGGTATATCTGCTGATTTAGTAGACTTAGTATCAGCTCATGGTACAGCGACTAACTATAACGATGAGATGGAGTCTATTGCTTTTGAAAGATCTGGTCTTGCTTCTAAATATACACATAGTCTTAAAGGATATTTTGGTCATACACTTGGAGCCGCTGGATTGTTAGAACTAGTGTTGGTGACAGAAAGCATGCTTCATGAGCAATTGATAATTTCTAAAGGATTTGAATTATCAGGTGTGTCAAGAGATTTAAATATAATTACAGAGAATAGTATTGTGCCATTAAATATCGCTCTGAAAACAGCATCAGGTTTTGGAGGTTCAAATACTGCATTATTAATAGCTAAACGACAATAA
- a CDS encoding acyl-CoA thioesterase translates to MIRKKDLYNEVSPLIEITEVRVRFNETDALGIVWHGNYLTYFEDGREAFGRKYNISYLDAIDNGYVTPIVSSSCSHKLTVKYGDVLRVETSYINTLAAKIIFKFKIFNQKEEVVCTGETVQVFLDKEGNLQLQLPDFYEEWKRTVGLL, encoded by the coding sequence ATGATAAGAAAAAAAGATCTTTATAACGAAGTATCTCCATTAATAGAGATAACAGAAGTAAGGGTTCGTTTTAATGAGACGGATGCATTAGGGATAGTGTGGCATGGGAACTACCTTACTTATTTTGAAGATGGACGTGAAGCGTTCGGTCGCAAGTATAATATATCTTATTTAGACGCTATAGATAACGGTTATGTTACACCTATTGTGTCTTCATCTTGCTCACATAAGTTAACGGTCAAGTATGGAGATGTGCTTAGAGTAGAGACAAGTTATATCAATACTCTCGCAGCTAAGATTATATTTAAGTTCAAGATATTTAATCAGAAAGAAGAAGTAGTCTGTACAGGAGAAACAGTACAGGTATTTTTAGATAAAGAGGGTAATCTACAATTGCAGTTGCCTGATTTTTATGAAGAGTGGAAAAGAACCGTTGGTTTATTGTAG
- a CDS encoding ABC transporter permease, producing MTIRKEFLLLIRDFGGLAILFVMPVFLVITVTLIQNNTYENITNQKMEILLVDNDKGEISNKLITEVKQSGTFEFISVMNNTPLTEQGAKEAVLKGQYQLAIVIPEHLSSSLTERIDSNVNRVLAHFMEGDTLNNQEVFVPKEVKLYFDPALQTSFKEGIKGAIDKIVATIENKTIYGAFATQLSDGDEPQSLFAQESLIQFKEIAPKEQELNKIPNAVQHNVPAWSLFAIFFIIVPLGMNIVKEKNQGTNIRLYTMPTSPIITLGGKVITYLTICLLQFYLIILVGKYIFPLIGLASFEFSSNLIGLTVVTLFSGLAAVSLGVLLGTVAKTQEQSSPFGATFVVILAAVSGVWVPTFAMPKVMQYIASASPMNWALEGYYTILLRDGGLWEARYMIILLLLFSILILLIALFYDKKKRSL from the coding sequence ATGACCATACGCAAGGAGTTCTTGTTGTTGATTCGCGACTTTGGTGGATTGGCGATACTCTTTGTGATGCCTGTATTTTTGGTAATTACAGTTACCTTGATTCAGAATAACACCTATGAGAATATTACAAATCAAAAGATGGAGATTCTATTGGTTGATAATGATAAAGGCGAGATATCTAACAAGCTAATAACTGAAGTAAAGCAGTCTGGTACATTTGAGTTTATCAGTGTAATGAACAATACTCCTTTGACAGAACAAGGAGCTAAAGAAGCTGTGCTTAAAGGACAGTATCAATTGGCTATTGTTATCCCTGAACATTTGAGTAGTTCATTAACAGAGCGTATAGATAGCAATGTTAATCGAGTACTTGCTCATTTTATGGAGGGTGATACGCTTAATAATCAGGAAGTATTCGTCCCGAAGGAAGTAAAGTTATATTTCGATCCTGCTTTACAGACTTCTTTTAAAGAAGGAATAAAAGGAGCAATAGACAAGATAGTTGCTACGATAGAGAATAAGACGATATACGGAGCTTTTGCAACTCAGTTGAGCGATGGTGATGAACCTCAATCATTATTCGCTCAAGAAAGCTTAATACAGTTTAAAGAAATAGCGCCAAAAGAACAGGAATTGAATAAGATTCCGAATGCAGTGCAGCACAATGTACCAGCATGGAGCTTGTTCGCTATATTCTTTATTATTGTCCCACTTGGGATGAACATTGTCAAAGAAAAAAACCAAGGAACAAATATCAGATTATATACCATGCCCACCTCTCCTATCATTACTTTAGGAGGGAAAGTAATTACCTATCTCACGATATGCTTATTACAGTTTTATCTAATCATTTTAGTTGGAAAATATATATTTCCATTGATTGGATTAGCATCGTTTGAGTTTAGTAGTAACCTAATAGGACTGACAGTTGTAACGCTATTTTCAGGGTTAGCAGCAGTTTCTTTAGGAGTGCTTCTAGGGACAGTAGCTAAAACACAAGAACAGTCTTCTCCATTTGGAGCTACTTTTGTTGTTATACTAGCAGCTGTAAGTGGAGTATGGGTACCTACGTTTGCGATGCCTAAAGTAATGCAATACATCGCTAGTGCTTCACCTATGAACTGGGCATTAGAAGGGTATTATACAATCTTACTTAGGGATGGAGGCTTATGGGAAGCACGCTATATGATTATTTTGCTACTTTTGTTTTCAATACTAATACTATTAATAGCCCTGTTTTATGATAAGAAAAAAAGATCTTTATAA
- a CDS encoding ABC transporter ATP-binding protein, with amino-acid sequence MQNKIVDIECLYKKYEGSEFFSVKDLTLSIDRGTFFGFLGPNGAGKTTLISMLCGLIKPTSGKLLVNDLSYSTHDSVIKQQIGVVPQEYALYPTLTAYENLCFLGSMYGLKGKVLKERVNHYLDYLGLEAFKHKRVDTYSGGMKRRVNLIAGILHEPSILFLDEPTVGVDLQSRLVIVDFLKQLHRKGTTILYTSHHLAEVEELCTQIAIIDKGSIYALGTSEELKNQTETETLEQAFLSLTGTNLRDDV; translated from the coding sequence ATGCAAAATAAGATAGTAGATATCGAATGTCTTTATAAGAAGTATGAGGGTAGTGAGTTCTTCTCAGTGAAGGACCTTACCCTTAGTATAGATAGAGGTACATTCTTTGGCTTTTTGGGGCCGAATGGTGCTGGGAAGACGACTTTGATATCTATGCTATGTGGATTAATTAAGCCTACTTCTGGAAAGCTTTTAGTCAATGATTTATCTTATAGTACGCATGATAGTGTGATAAAACAACAGATAGGTGTAGTACCTCAAGAATATGCTTTGTATCCGACGCTTACTGCTTATGAGAACTTGTGTTTCTTAGGGAGTATGTATGGGCTTAAAGGTAAAGTATTAAAAGAAAGAGTAAATCACTACCTTGATTATTTAGGGTTAGAAGCTTTTAAGCACAAGAGAGTTGATACCTACTCAGGTGGGATGAAACGTAGAGTAAACCTAATAGCAGGTATACTCCATGAACCCAGTATTCTTTTCTTAGATGAGCCTACCGTAGGCGTTGATTTACAATCGAGGTTAGTTATCGTTGATTTCCTTAAACAGTTACATCGTAAAGGAACGACTATTTTATATACCTCGCACCATTTGGCTGAGGTAGAAGAACTGTGTACACAGATCGCTATTATTGATAAAGGTAGTATCTATGCACTAGGTACAAGTGAAGAATTGAAAAATCAGACGGAGACTGAGACTTTAGAACAAGCATTCTTATCTCTGACTGGTACTAATCTTAGAGATGATGTATAA
- a CDS encoding BtrH N-terminal domain-containing protein — protein MIVDFIHHQSAHCENGVASNLLINQGLEMSEPMAFGLGSGLFYVYLPFIKVNHAPAISYRPLPGLIFNRLAKRLGLKVKRIKFSNKAKAQQVLEQKIAEGIPCGLQVGVYHLPYFPDEYRFHFNAHNLVVYGKEDGRFLVSDPVMESTTLLTPEELERVRFAQGAFAPKGQIYYPIALPKEIDWEYAIKKAIKKTCTDMLAPVPIVGVKGIRMVAKAIVKWPKKVGIAKANHYLAQMVRMQEEIGTGGGGFRFIYAAFLQEAGQKIGNTVLEDLSKEMTAIGDSWRDFAVNAARVYKKRSNTEDVYTALSKELMNLADREEVFFKKLKKVI, from the coding sequence ATGATCGTAGATTTTATACATCACCAATCAGCACATTGTGAAAATGGTGTTGCTTCTAATTTATTAATAAATCAAGGACTGGAGATGAGCGAACCAATGGCTTTCGGGCTTGGTTCAGGGCTTTTTTATGTTTATTTGCCTTTTATTAAAGTTAATCATGCCCCTGCGATTAGTTATCGTCCTTTACCTGGATTGATTTTTAATCGTTTGGCTAAGCGTTTAGGATTAAAAGTAAAGCGTATTAAGTTTTCTAATAAAGCTAAGGCACAACAAGTATTAGAACAAAAGATAGCAGAGGGTATTCCATGTGGATTACAGGTAGGTGTGTATCACTTGCCTTATTTCCCTGATGAATATAGATTTCACTTTAATGCACACAACTTAGTTGTTTATGGCAAAGAGGATGGTAGGTTCTTAGTTAGTGATCCAGTGATGGAATCTACTACCCTACTTACTCCAGAAGAACTAGAACGAGTACGTTTTGCACAAGGAGCTTTTGCACCTAAAGGTCAGATATATTATCCCATAGCTCTTCCTAAAGAGATAGATTGGGAATATGCAATTAAGAAAGCAATTAAGAAAACATGTACTGATATGTTAGCTCCAGTACCCATAGTAGGGGTTAAGGGAATACGTATGGTCGCTAAAGCAATTGTGAAATGGCCTAAAAAAGTAGGAATAGCTAAAGCAAATCACTATTTAGCACAGATGGTGCGTATGCAAGAAGAAATCGGTACTGGTGGTGGAGGATTTAGATTTATATATGCTGCTTTCTTACAAGAAGCTGGACAGAAAATAGGTAATACTGTTCTAGAGGATTTATCTAAAGAGATGACAGCCATTGGTGATAGTTGGCGTGATTTTGCTGTGAATGCTGCTCGTGTTTATAAGAAACGCAGCAATACAGAGGATGTCTATACTGCTTTATCTAAAGAGTTAATGAACTTAGCAGATAGAGAGGAAGTATTCTTTAAAAAATTGAAAAAAGTGATATAA